Proteins encoded in a region of the bacterium genome:
- a CDS encoding GAF domain-containing protein, with amino-acid sequence MSVRTRSDSSKFALLLELSRAFSSKLDLNELLDLVLTRTKEVLNAEGVAILLVSEDGKEFHFPVARGALPEVEESLQKTRFPIAQGIAGAVLRDGKSVLITDVSNDERFYAGVDQNTGTQTRDLICVPLRSEKAVIGVAEVVNCIDGTFDEQDLDFWDALSGSLAIALENAQTYTKLRSSEQRLEREVAGLKRERVHNERFSEIVGNSAATKRVLDLVESAIPSPISVLVEGETGVGKELIARAIHYNGPRKEAPFITVNCGAMPGELLESELFGSKKGSFTGSTSDRMGLFEAANGGTIFLDEIGETTPAMQVKLLRALQEGEIRRVGETTPRSVDVRVVSATNRDLLEEIEEKRFRQDLYYRIAVFPIKVPALRDRREDVPQLAAHLLHKATARLGKSVRGISPEAMEKLAGYSWPGNVRELENELERAVALAQENDLIFLPQLSEKVVAPNDVSVSVPKGDGKLRDVRQAFEREYISGVLQQHGGNATKAAAALGITRQMLQRKIKAYGLREI; translated from the coding sequence ATGTCCGTGCGCACGCGAAGTGATTCCAGCAAGTTCGCGCTGCTCCTGGAGCTGAGCCGCGCGTTCTCCTCGAAGCTGGACCTCAATGAACTGCTCGACCTGGTCCTCACGCGCACGAAGGAAGTCCTGAACGCCGAGGGTGTAGCCATCCTGCTGGTCAGCGAAGACGGCAAGGAGTTCCACTTCCCCGTTGCCCGCGGTGCCCTCCCCGAAGTCGAAGAGAGCCTACAGAAGACGCGGTTTCCCATCGCACAGGGAATCGCGGGCGCCGTATTGCGCGATGGCAAGTCCGTCTTGATCACCGACGTGAGCAATGACGAGCGCTTCTACGCGGGCGTCGACCAGAACACCGGTACACAGACACGCGATCTGATTTGTGTGCCTCTGCGCAGTGAAAAGGCCGTGATCGGGGTCGCCGAAGTCGTCAACTGCATCGACGGCACATTCGACGAGCAGGACCTGGACTTCTGGGACGCGCTCTCCGGATCGCTCGCAATCGCGCTGGAAAACGCACAGACCTACACCAAACTACGCAGCTCGGAGCAACGCCTGGAACGCGAAGTCGCCGGTTTGAAACGCGAACGCGTGCACAACGAGCGTTTCAGCGAGATCGTGGGCAATAGCGCCGCGACCAAACGGGTGCTCGATCTCGTGGAAAGCGCGATCCCCTCACCGATTTCGGTGCTGGTCGAAGGCGAGACCGGCGTGGGCAAGGAATTGATCGCACGCGCGATCCACTACAACGGGCCCCGCAAGGAAGCGCCCTTCATCACCGTGAACTGTGGCGCCATGCCGGGAGAACTTCTGGAAAGCGAACTCTTCGGCTCGAAGAAGGGCTCCTTCACCGGCTCGACTTCCGATCGCATGGGCCTGTTCGAAGCCGCCAACGGGGGGACGATCTTTCTCGACGAGATCGGCGAGACAACACCCGCAATGCAGGTCAAACTGCTGCGCGCGCTTCAGGAAGGCGAGATCCGACGAGTCGGCGAGACCACGCCCCGAAGTGTTGACGTGCGAGTGGTATCTGCGACCAATCGCGATCTCCTCGAAGAGATCGAAGAAAAGCGCTTCCGGCAAGATCTGTACTACCGGATCGCCGTGTTTCCGATCAAGGTTCCGGCTCTGCGGGATCGCCGTGAAGATGTCCCGCAACTGGCTGCCCATCTCCTGCACAAAGCAACGGCTCGGCTGGGCAAGTCGGTACGCGGAATCTCCCCCGAGGCCATGGAAAAACTGGCCGGCTACTCCTGGCCCGGGAATGTTCGCGAACTGGAGAACGAACTGGAGCGTGCGGTCGCACTGGCCCAGGAGAACGACCTGATCTTTCTGCCTCAACTATCGGAAAAGGTCGTCGCCCCCAACGATGTTTCGGTGTCCGTGCCCAAGGGCGACGGCAAACTGCGCGACGTTCGCCAGGCCTTCGAACGCGAGTACATCTCGGGCGTCCTCCAGCAACACGGTGGCAACGCCACCAAGGCGGCCGCAGCACTGGGCATCACCCGCCAGATGCTTCAGCGCAAGATCAAGGCCTACGGGCTGCGAGAAATCTAG
- a CDS encoding enoyl-CoA hydratase, producing the protein MSEEPVLQQPGDGVLLLTLNRPSKKNAFNDPQWDALTSALENARQDDDIAVVVVTGAGKDFSAGQDLTAFAGSSEPREDGQASGYYACMDALFAFDKPLLAAARGVGVGIGATFLFACDIVYVGESVRLRLPFVSLGLVPEAASSYTLQAAIGTQRAAELFYTAEWIDAKRAVETGIAARSFPDEGLLTAALAKAREIAKHPVSSLRATKRTLMVAHRAGIKAARKAEDEGMMAQAGSPENIEAISAFMQKRTPDFRKLRS; encoded by the coding sequence ATGAGTGAAGAACCCGTTTTGCAACAGCCCGGTGACGGAGTGTTGCTTCTGACGCTGAACCGCCCGAGCAAGAAGAACGCCTTCAACGATCCGCAATGGGACGCACTCACGAGCGCGCTCGAGAATGCGAGGCAGGACGACGACATCGCGGTGGTGGTCGTGACTGGCGCGGGAAAGGATTTCTCGGCGGGTCAGGACCTGACGGCTTTCGCAGGATCGTCCGAACCGCGCGAAGACGGTCAGGCCAGCGGCTACTACGCGTGTATGGACGCCCTGTTCGCATTCGACAAGCCCCTTCTGGCCGCGGCCCGCGGCGTGGGCGTGGGAATCGGCGCGACGTTCCTGTTCGCTTGCGACATCGTCTACGTGGGCGAGAGCGTGCGACTTCGCCTGCCCTTCGTCAGCCTGGGATTGGTGCCCGAAGCGGCCAGCAGTTACACGCTCCAGGCCGCGATCGGCACCCAGCGAGCCGCCGAGCTGTTCTATACCGCTGAGTGGATCGACGCGAAGCGCGCCGTCGAAACCGGCATCGCTGCTCGCTCGTTCCCCGATGAGGGACTTCTGACGGCGGCGCTCGCCAAGGCCCGGGAAATCGCGAAGCATCCGGTCTCATCACTGCGCGCCACGAAACGAACCTTGATGGTCGCGCATCGCGCCGGAATCAAAGCTGCGCGCAAGGCGGAAGACGAGGGCATGATGGCGCAAGCCGGTTCACCCGAGAACATCGAAGCCATCAGCGCGTTCATGCAGAAACGTACGCCGGATTTCCGCAAGCTGCGCAGCTAG